The Corvus hawaiiensis isolate bCorHaw1 chromosome 7, bCorHaw1.pri.cur, whole genome shotgun sequence genome contains a region encoding:
- the HNRNPA3 gene encoding heterogeneous nuclear ribonucleoprotein A3 isoform X1, protein MAAIKEEREVEDYKRKGRRSSQQKYRRLNKGHEPKEPEQLRKLFIGGLSFETTDDSLREHFEKWGTLTDCVVMRDPQTKRSRGFGFVTYSCVEEVDAAMSARPHKVDGRVVEPKRAVSREDSVKPGAHLTVKKIFVGGIKEDTEEYNLREYFEKYGKIETIEVMEDRQSGKKRGFAFVTFDDHDTVDKIVVQKYHTINGHNCEVKKALSKQEMQTASSQRVKYFVGRGGGSGNFMGRGNFGGGGGNFGRGGNFGGRGGYGGGGGGGGSRGSFGGGDGYNGFGDGGSYGGGPGYGSRGGYGGGGGPGYGNPGGGYGGGGGGYDGYNEGGNFGGGNYGGSGNYNDFGNYSGQQQSNYGPMKGGGSFGGRSSGSPYGGGYGSGSGSGGYGGRRF, encoded by the exons ATGGCTGCTAttaaggaagagagagaagtgGAAGACTACAAGAGGAAAGGAAGACGATCCTCACAG cAGAAATACCGTAGACTGAATAAG GGCCATGAGCCAAAGGAGCCAGAGCAGTTACGAAAGCTGTTCATTGGAGGTCTGAGCTTTGAAACAACAGATGATAGCTTGAGAGAGCACTTCGAGAAATGGGGCACGCTCACGGACTGTGTG GTGATGAGAGACCCACAAACAAAACGTTCCAGAGGCTTTGGCTTTGTGACTTATTCCTGTGTGGAGGAGGTGGATGCTGCCATGAGTGCTCGACCACATAAGGTTGATGGACGCGTGGTTGAACCAAAGAGAGCAGTTTCAAGGGAG GATTCTGTAAAGCCTGGGGCAcacctcacagtaaagaaaatatttgttggTGGAATTAAAGAAGACACAGAAGAATATAATTTAAGGGAGTACTTTGAAAAATATGGCAAGATTGAAACCATAGAAGTCATGGAAGACAGGCagagtggaaagaaaagaggcTTTGCTTTTGTAACTTTTGATGATCATGATACAGTTGATAAAATTGTTG TTCAGAAATACCATACTATAAATGGACACAACTGTGAAGTGAAAAAAGCACTCTCAAAACAAGAGATGCAGACTGCTAGCTCTCAGAGAG tgaaatattttgtagGTCGTGGGGGTGGCTCAGGCAACTTCATGGGCCGTGGAAACTTTGGAGGCGGTGGAGGGAATTTTGGCCGAGGAGGAAACTTTGGCGGGAGAG GAGGCTAtgggggtggtggtggcggtggtgggagcagaggaagcTTTGGGGGTGGTGACGGATACAATGGATTTGGTGATG GTGGCAGCTATGGAGGCGGTCCTGGCTatggcagcagaggaggttaTGGTGGTGGTGGAGGACCAGGATATGGAAACCCAGGTGGTGGATATggaggtgggggaggaggaTATGATGGCTACAATGAAGGAGGAAATTTTGGTGGTG GTAATTATGGTGGAAGTGGAAACTACAATGATTTTGGCAATTACAGTGGACAACAGCAGTCTAACTATGGTCCCATGAAAGGTGGTGGCAGCTTTGGTGGCAGAAGTTCAGGCAGTCCCTATGGTG GTGGTTATGGATCTGGAAGTGGAAGTGGGGGCTATGGTGGTAGAAGATTCTAA
- the HNRNPA3 gene encoding heterogeneous nuclear ribonucleoprotein A3 isoform X4, whose translation MAAIKEEREVEDYKRKGRRSSQGHEPKEPEQLRKLFIGGLSFETTDDSLREHFEKWGTLTDCVVMRDPQTKRSRGFGFVTYSCVEEVDAAMSARPHKVDGRVVEPKRAVSREDSVKPGAHLTVKKIFVGGIKEDTEEYNLREYFEKYGKIETIEVMEDRQSGKKRGFAFVTFDDHDTVDKIVVQKYHTINGHNCEVKKALSKQEMQTASSQRVKYFVGRGGGSGNFMGRGNFGGGGGNFGRGGNFGGRGGYGGGGGGGGSRGSFGGGDGYNGFGDGGSYGGGPGYGSRGGYGGGGGPGYGNPGGGYGGGGGGYDGYNEGGNFGGGNYGGSGNYNDFGNYSGQQQSNYGPMKGGGSFGGRSSGSPYGGGYGSGSGSGGYGGRRF comes from the exons ATGGCTGCTAttaaggaagagagagaagtgGAAGACTACAAGAGGAAAGGAAGACGATCCTCACAG GGCCATGAGCCAAAGGAGCCAGAGCAGTTACGAAAGCTGTTCATTGGAGGTCTGAGCTTTGAAACAACAGATGATAGCTTGAGAGAGCACTTCGAGAAATGGGGCACGCTCACGGACTGTGTG GTGATGAGAGACCCACAAACAAAACGTTCCAGAGGCTTTGGCTTTGTGACTTATTCCTGTGTGGAGGAGGTGGATGCTGCCATGAGTGCTCGACCACATAAGGTTGATGGACGCGTGGTTGAACCAAAGAGAGCAGTTTCAAGGGAG GATTCTGTAAAGCCTGGGGCAcacctcacagtaaagaaaatatttgttggTGGAATTAAAGAAGACACAGAAGAATATAATTTAAGGGAGTACTTTGAAAAATATGGCAAGATTGAAACCATAGAAGTCATGGAAGACAGGCagagtggaaagaaaagaggcTTTGCTTTTGTAACTTTTGATGATCATGATACAGTTGATAAAATTGTTG TTCAGAAATACCATACTATAAATGGACACAACTGTGAAGTGAAAAAAGCACTCTCAAAACAAGAGATGCAGACTGCTAGCTCTCAGAGAG tgaaatattttgtagGTCGTGGGGGTGGCTCAGGCAACTTCATGGGCCGTGGAAACTTTGGAGGCGGTGGAGGGAATTTTGGCCGAGGAGGAAACTTTGGCGGGAGAG GAGGCTAtgggggtggtggtggcggtggtgggagcagaggaagcTTTGGGGGTGGTGACGGATACAATGGATTTGGTGATG GTGGCAGCTATGGAGGCGGTCCTGGCTatggcagcagaggaggttaTGGTGGTGGTGGAGGACCAGGATATGGAAACCCAGGTGGTGGATATggaggtgggggaggaggaTATGATGGCTACAATGAAGGAGGAAATTTTGGTGGTG GTAATTATGGTGGAAGTGGAAACTACAATGATTTTGGCAATTACAGTGGACAACAGCAGTCTAACTATGGTCCCATGAAAGGTGGTGGCAGCTTTGGTGGCAGAAGTTCAGGCAGTCCCTATGGTG GTGGTTATGGATCTGGAAGTGGAAGTGGGGGCTATGGTGGTAGAAGATTCTAA
- the HNRNPA3 gene encoding heterogeneous nuclear ribonucleoprotein A3 isoform X5 gives MAAIKEEREVEDYKRKGRRSSQQKYRRLNKGHEPKEPEQLRKLFIGGLSFETTDDSLREHFEKWGTLTDCVVMRDPQTKRSRGFGFVTYSCVEEVDAAMSARPHKVDGRVVEPKRAVSREDSVKPGAHLTVKKIFVGGIKEDTEEYNLREYFEKYGKIETIEVMEDRQSGKKRGFAFVTFDDHDTVDKIVVQKYHTINGHNCEVKKALSKQEMQTASSQRVKYFVGRGGGSGNFMGRGNFGGGGGNFGRGGNFGGRGGSYGGGPGYGSRGGYGGGGGPGYGNPGGGYGGGGGGYDGYNEGGNFGGGNYGGSGNYNDFGNYSGQQQSNYGPMKGGGSFGGRSSGSPYGGGYGSGSGSGGYGGRRF, from the exons ATGGCTGCTAttaaggaagagagagaagtgGAAGACTACAAGAGGAAAGGAAGACGATCCTCACAG cAGAAATACCGTAGACTGAATAAG GGCCATGAGCCAAAGGAGCCAGAGCAGTTACGAAAGCTGTTCATTGGAGGTCTGAGCTTTGAAACAACAGATGATAGCTTGAGAGAGCACTTCGAGAAATGGGGCACGCTCACGGACTGTGTG GTGATGAGAGACCCACAAACAAAACGTTCCAGAGGCTTTGGCTTTGTGACTTATTCCTGTGTGGAGGAGGTGGATGCTGCCATGAGTGCTCGACCACATAAGGTTGATGGACGCGTGGTTGAACCAAAGAGAGCAGTTTCAAGGGAG GATTCTGTAAAGCCTGGGGCAcacctcacagtaaagaaaatatttgttggTGGAATTAAAGAAGACACAGAAGAATATAATTTAAGGGAGTACTTTGAAAAATATGGCAAGATTGAAACCATAGAAGTCATGGAAGACAGGCagagtggaaagaaaagaggcTTTGCTTTTGTAACTTTTGATGATCATGATACAGTTGATAAAATTGTTG TTCAGAAATACCATACTATAAATGGACACAACTGTGAAGTGAAAAAAGCACTCTCAAAACAAGAGATGCAGACTGCTAGCTCTCAGAGAG tgaaatattttgtagGTCGTGGGGGTGGCTCAGGCAACTTCATGGGCCGTGGAAACTTTGGAGGCGGTGGAGGGAATTTTGGCCGAGGAGGAAACTTTGGCGGGAGAG GTGGCAGCTATGGAGGCGGTCCTGGCTatggcagcagaggaggttaTGGTGGTGGTGGAGGACCAGGATATGGAAACCCAGGTGGTGGATATggaggtgggggaggaggaTATGATGGCTACAATGAAGGAGGAAATTTTGGTGGTG GTAATTATGGTGGAAGTGGAAACTACAATGATTTTGGCAATTACAGTGGACAACAGCAGTCTAACTATGGTCCCATGAAAGGTGGTGGCAGCTTTGGTGGCAGAAGTTCAGGCAGTCCCTATGGTG GTGGTTATGGATCTGGAAGTGGAAGTGGGGGCTATGGTGGTAGAAGATTCTAA
- the HNRNPA3 gene encoding heterogeneous nuclear ribonucleoprotein A3 isoform X3 yields MAAIKEEREVEDYKRKGRRSSQQKYRRLNKGHEPKEPEQLRKLFIGGLSFETTDDSLREHFEKWGTLTDCVVMRDPQTKRSRGFGFVTYSCVEEVDAAMSARPHKVDGRVVEPKRAVSREDSVKPGAHLTVKKIFVGGIKEDTEEYNLREYFEKYGKIETIEVMEDRQSGKKRGFAFVTFDDHDTVDKIVVQKYHTINGHNCEVKKALSKQEMQTASSQRGRGGGSGNFMGRGNFGGGGGNFGRGGNFGGRGGYGGGGGGGGSRGSFGGGDGYNGFGDGGSYGGGPGYGSRGGYGGGGGPGYGNPGGGYGGGGGGYDGYNEGGNFGGGNYGGSGNYNDFGNYSGQQQSNYGPMKGGGSFGGRSSGSPYGGGYGSGSGSGGYGGRRF; encoded by the exons ATGGCTGCTAttaaggaagagagagaagtgGAAGACTACAAGAGGAAAGGAAGACGATCCTCACAG cAGAAATACCGTAGACTGAATAAG GGCCATGAGCCAAAGGAGCCAGAGCAGTTACGAAAGCTGTTCATTGGAGGTCTGAGCTTTGAAACAACAGATGATAGCTTGAGAGAGCACTTCGAGAAATGGGGCACGCTCACGGACTGTGTG GTGATGAGAGACCCACAAACAAAACGTTCCAGAGGCTTTGGCTTTGTGACTTATTCCTGTGTGGAGGAGGTGGATGCTGCCATGAGTGCTCGACCACATAAGGTTGATGGACGCGTGGTTGAACCAAAGAGAGCAGTTTCAAGGGAG GATTCTGTAAAGCCTGGGGCAcacctcacagtaaagaaaatatttgttggTGGAATTAAAGAAGACACAGAAGAATATAATTTAAGGGAGTACTTTGAAAAATATGGCAAGATTGAAACCATAGAAGTCATGGAAGACAGGCagagtggaaagaaaagaggcTTTGCTTTTGTAACTTTTGATGATCATGATACAGTTGATAAAATTGTTG TTCAGAAATACCATACTATAAATGGACACAACTGTGAAGTGAAAAAAGCACTCTCAAAACAAGAGATGCAGACTGCTAGCTCTCAGAGAG GTCGTGGGGGTGGCTCAGGCAACTTCATGGGCCGTGGAAACTTTGGAGGCGGTGGAGGGAATTTTGGCCGAGGAGGAAACTTTGGCGGGAGAG GAGGCTAtgggggtggtggtggcggtggtgggagcagaggaagcTTTGGGGGTGGTGACGGATACAATGGATTTGGTGATG GTGGCAGCTATGGAGGCGGTCCTGGCTatggcagcagaggaggttaTGGTGGTGGTGGAGGACCAGGATATGGAAACCCAGGTGGTGGATATggaggtgggggaggaggaTATGATGGCTACAATGAAGGAGGAAATTTTGGTGGTG GTAATTATGGTGGAAGTGGAAACTACAATGATTTTGGCAATTACAGTGGACAACAGCAGTCTAACTATGGTCCCATGAAAGGTGGTGGCAGCTTTGGTGGCAGAAGTTCAGGCAGTCCCTATGGTG GTGGTTATGGATCTGGAAGTGGAAGTGGGGGCTATGGTGGTAGAAGATTCTAA
- the HNRNPA3 gene encoding heterogeneous nuclear ribonucleoprotein A3 isoform X2 translates to MAAIKEEREVEDYKRKGRRSSQKYRRLNKGHEPKEPEQLRKLFIGGLSFETTDDSLREHFEKWGTLTDCVVMRDPQTKRSRGFGFVTYSCVEEVDAAMSARPHKVDGRVVEPKRAVSREDSVKPGAHLTVKKIFVGGIKEDTEEYNLREYFEKYGKIETIEVMEDRQSGKKRGFAFVTFDDHDTVDKIVVQKYHTINGHNCEVKKALSKQEMQTASSQRVKYFVGRGGGSGNFMGRGNFGGGGGNFGRGGNFGGRGGYGGGGGGGGSRGSFGGGDGYNGFGDGGSYGGGPGYGSRGGYGGGGGPGYGNPGGGYGGGGGGYDGYNEGGNFGGGNYGGSGNYNDFGNYSGQQQSNYGPMKGGGSFGGRSSGSPYGGGYGSGSGSGGYGGRRF, encoded by the exons ATGGCTGCTAttaaggaagagagagaagtgGAAGACTACAAGAGGAAAGGAAGACGATCCTCACAG AAATACCGTAGACTGAATAAG GGCCATGAGCCAAAGGAGCCAGAGCAGTTACGAAAGCTGTTCATTGGAGGTCTGAGCTTTGAAACAACAGATGATAGCTTGAGAGAGCACTTCGAGAAATGGGGCACGCTCACGGACTGTGTG GTGATGAGAGACCCACAAACAAAACGTTCCAGAGGCTTTGGCTTTGTGACTTATTCCTGTGTGGAGGAGGTGGATGCTGCCATGAGTGCTCGACCACATAAGGTTGATGGACGCGTGGTTGAACCAAAGAGAGCAGTTTCAAGGGAG GATTCTGTAAAGCCTGGGGCAcacctcacagtaaagaaaatatttgttggTGGAATTAAAGAAGACACAGAAGAATATAATTTAAGGGAGTACTTTGAAAAATATGGCAAGATTGAAACCATAGAAGTCATGGAAGACAGGCagagtggaaagaaaagaggcTTTGCTTTTGTAACTTTTGATGATCATGATACAGTTGATAAAATTGTTG TTCAGAAATACCATACTATAAATGGACACAACTGTGAAGTGAAAAAAGCACTCTCAAAACAAGAGATGCAGACTGCTAGCTCTCAGAGAG tgaaatattttgtagGTCGTGGGGGTGGCTCAGGCAACTTCATGGGCCGTGGAAACTTTGGAGGCGGTGGAGGGAATTTTGGCCGAGGAGGAAACTTTGGCGGGAGAG GAGGCTAtgggggtggtggtggcggtggtgggagcagaggaagcTTTGGGGGTGGTGACGGATACAATGGATTTGGTGATG GTGGCAGCTATGGAGGCGGTCCTGGCTatggcagcagaggaggttaTGGTGGTGGTGGAGGACCAGGATATGGAAACCCAGGTGGTGGATATggaggtgggggaggaggaTATGATGGCTACAATGAAGGAGGAAATTTTGGTGGTG GTAATTATGGTGGAAGTGGAAACTACAATGATTTTGGCAATTACAGTGGACAACAGCAGTCTAACTATGGTCCCATGAAAGGTGGTGGCAGCTTTGGTGGCAGAAGTTCAGGCAGTCCCTATGGTG GTGGTTATGGATCTGGAAGTGGAAGTGGGGGCTATGGTGGTAGAAGATTCTAA